The DNA sequence AACCCTAATAATTAAACCATGTATAAAAACTTAATTCCTGTGCTGGCAATGGCAACGATTTTATCGGCTTGTGGCGGAGGCGGACAAAAGCCAGCCCAAAAAGAACAAGCAGCAGCTAAATTTACCGGTGCCAAAGGCGAAGTGAAATTAATGACGCTCGATCCTGGACATTTCCATGCTGCGCTTGTTCAAAAGTCGATGTACGAACAAATCGATCCAACCGTTTATGTTTATGCTCCTGAAGGTGAAGATGTAGCTCAACATCTGGGACGCATCGAAGCATTTAATAAACGTGCAGAAAATCCAACGGCATGGATCGAGAAAGTATATACAGGGACTGATTATCTTGAAAAAATGCTGACCGAAAAGCCGGGCAACGTGATGATGGTTGCCGGAAACAATGCAAAGAAGACCGAGTACATTCAGAAAGCAGTTGAAGCTGGTATCAATGTTTTTGCTGATAAACCCATGGTAATTACTCCTGAAGCTTTCCCTCTTTTAGAGCAGGCTTTCAAAACGGCTGCTGAAAAGGGAGTTTTGCTTTACGACATTATGACTGAACGTCATGAAATTACCAACATTGTTCAGCGCGAGTTGGCCAACACACCTGATGTTTTTGGAGGATTGGTAGATGGTACCGTTGATGAACCCGCTGTTGTTATCGAAAGTGTGCATAATTTCTGTAAAGTAGTTTCTGGCGTTGCGTTGAAACGTCCGGCCTGGTTTTTCGATATTACCCAGCAGGGCGAAGGAAATGCCGATGTTGCCACACATCTGGTCGATTTGATTCAATGGAGCGCTTTCCCTGAAATCATCCTGAATAAAACCGATGTTCAGATGATTTCTGCCAAACGATGGACAACCGATTTTTCTCCGGAGCAATTCGAGAAAGTAACCGGAATGAAAGAATTTCCTGAGTTCCTGAAGAAAGATGTCGCTGATGGCAAACTGAAAGTGTATGCCAACGGTGAAATGGAATATAAGTTGAAAGGCAAAGTTGCAAAAGTCACTACTTTGTGGGATTTCGAAGCTCCGGAAGGCGCAGGAGATTCTCATTATTGCCTGATGCGTGGAAAATTGTGCAACGTGTTGATTAAACAAACCAAAGAAGAGAAATACAAACCAACGGTTTACATTGAAGCAACTGGCGCAACCGATTTAGCTGCATTCGAATCCGGCCTGAAAAAAGCTGTAGAAGAGACTATTTCAGCCAAATATGCCGGTCTGAAATTAACAAAATTGGCTGACAAGCGTTGGGTTGTCGAAATTCCTGATTCGTTTAAAGTTGGTCACGAAGCTCATTTCGGTCAGGTAACCGAACAATACCTGCAATACCTGAAAGATGGGAAATTACCGGAATGGGAAGTTCCAAACATGATCACGAAATACTATACGACTACCGAAGCCTTGAAAATGGCGAAATAAGTTACAAGTCAAAAGTATAAAGATGGTTCGTTATGAACCGGAAAAGGTCAGGATTTTATGAACGTGAATTCCTGACCTTTTTGTTTTCTCCGTAGGAGATTTATGTCAATAAAATACATCTTCCCAATGGAACCAGTTTCCCGTAGGGAATCAACTACCTCTTGTTGATGTCCTGACGGACAAAAAGCTTTCTGGTAATCTGTTTTCTATTGTCTTTGATGTCCTGACGGACAATGCATCTTTGGCCGGAAAACTGTAACTTTAGCTATTCTAAAGCGATCATCATGGAAGCCATTTTAACCCGGGTAAAACTTCTTCAAGGCGACATCACTAAACTCAACGTTGATGCGATTGTGAATGCAGCCAATTCTTCGCTTATGGGTGGTGGAGGTGTTGATGGCGCCATTCATCGTGCTGGCGGACCGGTAATTTTAGACGAATGCCGCCAGATTGTTGCCCGTCAAGGCCGTTGCGAAACTGGTTGTGCAGTTATCACTTCGGGAGGAAATCTACCTGCTAAATTTGTGATTCATACGGTAGGGCCAGTTTGGCACAGAGGAAGCTGTAATGAAGATCAATTACTTGCCAATGCTTACTTAAATTCACTCAGATTGGCTCTTGAAAATGGCATTGAAACCATTGCTTTTCCTAACATCAGCACTGGTGTATATGGTTTTCCAAAGGAAAGGGCATCGCACATAGCCATTGAATCAGTAACTCAGTTTTTGTCCGAAAACGATCAGATCAAACAGGTTTATTTTGTTTGCTTCGACGAGGAAAACTACGGGTTGTATAATTCCTTCCTTAATTACTAGTTTTCGGGCAAAATCGGTCTAACTTAAAATCGTCCAATCCGTCGGTAAAAACCGCCTAAACGTCTATTGCATTTTAGATAGTTATAAAGCCAACGTAGTTTTGGTTCAAAATAGTAACAAGCAATAGAAGTCATGAAAACAATTAAATCAATTCGAACAAGTGTACTGATCGCCGGATTCCTGATTCTCATTTCAGGATTTACCGGTAGCGCACAGAACAAAATCTGGACACTGGAAGAATGCATCAACTATGCGTTGAGTAAAAACATTCAGATACAGAAGTCAGGTTTGGCAAACGACAGAAATCAACTTTATTCCGATCAGGCACAGGCCAATCGTTTGCCTTCGGTTAGTGCATCGGTTCGTGAAAACTTTAACTGGTACAAAGGATTCGACTCTACAACAGGTACTTACGGAAGCAGTAGTGGCGCTAACAGTACCAACTATTCGCTGAATTCAAGTGTGTCGTTGTTTAACGGACAGAAACTGACCAATAAGATTAAGCAGGCCGATCTCGATTTACAAAGCGGACATCTTTATTCTGAAACGGTAAAGGAATCGGTTGGTTTGAATATCCTGAATGCTTACCTGCAGGTTTTGTATGCTTACGAAAGTGTAAGTAATGCTGAAAAGCAAATTGTTTCGACAACAGAACAGCTAAATTTATCGAAAGAGCGAATGGATTTGGGTGTTATCTCAATGTCAGACTATTTGCAAATCAAATCGGAACTAGCTTCTGAGAAGTCAACCTTGGCTTCAGCTCAAAGTCAGTTGTCGATGAGCAAGGTTACACTGATGCAGTTGATGGAATTGCCGGTTGATTCAAATTTCGATATTAGTTCTCCGGATCTGAATAAATTGCTGATCGAATCAGCTCAGCCTGATGCCCAGGAAATTTACAATCTTGCATTGGGCATAAAACCACAAATTAAAAATGCTGAATTGACCAAAGAAGCTGCGATGATTGATGTGGAAATTGCCAAAGCCGATGCGCTGCCAAGTCTTTCGATGGATGCTGGTTTATCAGCTGGATATTCGAGCCTGACTAAAAATTCGGGTTACACTCAGCAGTTAAAGGATAAAATGAATCCATCGGTTGGGTTATCGCTTTCAATTCCAATTTTTCAGAAGAAACAGATTAAGACGAATGTTGCGATTGCGAATATCTCGGTATCTGATGCTGAACTCGATGAGATCAATACCCGAAATGAACTTCGTAAAAATATTGAGCAGGCTTGTGCTGACATGGTTTCAGCAAAAAGCCAGTATTTAGCCAGCCAGGAACAAAATCAATCGACCCAGGAATCGTATGATGTGACAACCGAAAAATATAATCAGGGATTGATTAACTCGGTCGATTTCCTCATTCAAAAGACCAACCTGATTACTTCGGAAAGCAACTTGTTGCAATCGAAATTCAAGATGATTTTTAGCTATAAAATAGTTGATTTCTACAAAGGTATTCCTTTGACATTGTAACTAAGAATTAAGAACAATAATATATATCATCATGAAAAAAAGTATAATATACATCGGATCGGCAGTTATCGTGCTTGCCGCAGGTTTTCTGATTTATAAAACAGTCGGGAAAACCAAGCAGAGTGTTTCGATTGAAACAGCCAAAGTTGAACGTGGAACCATTAGCAATACAGTTACCGCAACAGGTACACTCGAAGCTGTTAAAACAGTAGAAGTTGGTACACAGGTTTCAGGAGTAATCGAAAAATTATTTGTTGATTACAATTCTCAGGTAAAAAAGGGCCAGCTTTTGGCTCAGTTGGATGAAACACCGCTGATTGCTCAGCTCGATCAAAGTAAAGCATCGGTGGATCAGGCTGAGGCGCAGGTGAAATACCAGAAAGCAAACTATGAACGATACAAAGCTCTGCTTGCAAAAAAGCTGATTGCGCAATCCGATTTCGATTTGGCTGAATATAACTACAACAATGCATTGGGTTCGCTAAATAATGCCAAATCGATGTACGATAAAAATAAGATCAACCTATCGTATGCCCGCATCTATTCGCCTATTGATGGTACTGTACTTGATCGCGCTGTTGAAGTTGGACAAACAGTGGCTGCAAGCTTTAACACACCAACTCTTTTTACCATTGCCAACGACCTTACACAGATGCGTGTGGAAGCTAAAGTTGATGAAGCAGACATAGGTCAGCTAGTTGATGGTCAGCATGTTGAGTTTACAGTTGATGCTTTTCCGCTCCGGAAATTTAATGGCGAAGTAACTGAGATTAGGCTCCAACCAATTACAACCAACAATGTAGTTACTTATACCGTTGTTATTGGAGCTCCTAATCCTGAAAATATTCTGAAACCAGGGATGACAGCAAACGCTAATTTCTTTGTTACCGAAAAGAAGAATATTCTTTTGGTTCCGGCAAAAGCTACACGGTTTACTCCTGATCCTGAAGCCTTGGCAGCTTATATGCCACCAATGGGTCCGGAAGGAGCAAAGGCAGCTGAGTTTTCTGCACCACCAATGCCACCAGTGGGCGAAGGTGCAAGCAATGATTCGATCCATACGGTTTGGATAAAAGGAAGCAATGGCGCACTCCATCCGCAAAAAGTTACTGTTGGGGTAACCGATGAAATAAATTACGAAGTTGTAAAAGGATTGAATGAAGGAGATGAAGTTGTTACTTCAATAACTACAACTGGGTCAGAAACCAAAAAAGGAAAAACATCAACAAGTTTTTTTAGGCCACCTGGAAGTGAAAAGAGAACTGCAACCACAAACACACAACGAGGTGGTCCACCACAATAGTCCAGACAAAATAATCGGATTAAAGTTGACATTCAAGAGGATAATTAAATCGACATAATTCGGAACTTGCTTTTTTTAACCTCCCCTGGTGGGGGAGGTTTGGAGGGGGGCTTCAAAAAATATAGACAGATGAAAAAGACAATTATAGAGGTTCGGGACCTAAAGAAAGATTTCCATGTAGGAGATATCACGGTTCATGCCTTAAGAGGAATTAACCTTGAAATTAAGGAAGGCGAATTTGTAGCCATTATGGGCACAAGCGGTTCAGGAAAGTCGACGATGCTGAATGTTTTAGGGTGTCTTGACAAGCCAACTTCCGGAAGCTATTTGTTGGATGGGGTAAGCATGGCTGAGCTTTCGCGCAATGAACTGGCAGGCTTGCGGAACATTAAGTTGGGCTTTGTTTTTCAATCGTACAATTTGTTGCCGCGAACCACTGCGCTCGAAAACGTCGAACTCCCGTTGTTCTACAATTCGAAAGTAAAGCCTAAAGAACGCAAAGAACGGGCGATTGCAGCTTTGGAAGCCGTAGGACTTGTCGATCGGATGCATCACATGCCAAACCAAATGTCAGGAGGACAACAGCAGCGTGTGGCCATAGCCCGGTCGCTGGTGAACGATCCGGTGGTAATTTTGGCCGACGAAGCTACCGGTAACCTCGACACACGAACTTCATACGAGATCATGGCATTGCTTCAGGATTTAAATTCGAAAGGCAAAACCATTGTATTTGTGACCCACGAACCCGACATTGCCAAGTTTATGACCCGCGAAGTTGTATTTCGTGATGGGCATATTATTCGTGAAGGTATGGTTACTGATAGGCACAATGCTGCTGAATTACTAAAAACTCTTCCGGCGGAAGAAGTGGTTTAAGGGAAAGTTCGGAGTTTAGAATGCCTAAAGTTTGAGTTTTAAACTCTAGGCACTCCCAACTTCGAACTCCGAACTTATAATAAATAAACACTTGAAGTCATGAACTATACAAATACAATAAAAATATCGATGAATGCTTTGAAGCGTAATAAGTTCAGGGCATTCCTGACCATGCTTGGGATCATCATCGGGGTGGCGTCAGTAATTGTGATGCTTGCGATTGGGGAAGGATCGAAACGTAGTATTGGGAATCAAATGTCGAGCATGGGAACCAACCTGATTATGGTTATGCCAGCATCGCAACAAAAAGGTGGCGTAGCATTGGGAAACTCGAATGCCCAAAGTATGACATTGGATGACATCAAGGCAATAGAAAAAGAGTGCCCGGCACTTTCTGCGGTGTCTCCTGAAGTGCGTGCGAGCGGACAAGCTGTTGTGGGTAATTCAAACTGGCCAACTTCTATTTACGGAGTCAACAACAAGTATCTCAATATCCGCAAATATTCCATCAAATCGGGACGAGGTTTTACGGATAAGGAGATTCTGACTTATGCCAAAGTCTGCCTGGTTGGGCAAACCATTATTGAGAAGCTGTTTGAAGGGAAAGCCGATCCGGTTGGACAATCGATCAGGTTTAAAGGTATACCGCTTTTGATTATTGGAGTATTGACAGATAAAGGCGAAAACGGCATGGGACAGGATCAGGACGACTTAATTATAGCGCCATACACTACTGTTCAGAAACGTATCCTGGCCATCACACATATTCAGGGTATTTATGGTTCGGCCGTAAGCGAGGAAAAAAATAGTGAGGCAATTGCCCAGGTTACCAATTCGCTTCGCAAAAGCCATAAACTAAAAGATGGTGAAATTGATGATTTTCAGGTGCGGTCGCAGGCTGAATTGGTACAAACATTCTCGTCGGTGATGGATGTATTAACATTGCTCTTAGGGGCAATTGCCGGAATCTCGTTGTTGGTTGGAGGTATTGGTATCATGAATATCATGTTTGTGTCGGTTACCGAGCGAACCCGCGAAATTGGATTGCGTTTGTCGGTGGGTGGCCGGGCCTATGATATTATGATGCAGTTCCTGATCGAATCGGTTCTTTTGAGCGTATTTGGAGGAATAATCGGGATTGTTTTTGGGATGTTGGTAACTTATGTGGTTACGTCAGTATTAGGCTGGGGCATGATTATTATGCCGGAAGTACAAGCTTTGGGATTCCTGGTTTGTTCGGCTATTGGTATATTCTTCGGCTGGTATCCGGCACGAAAAGCATCAAACCTGAACCCGATTGATGCGTTGAGGTACGAATAATTCTGATCTTTGCGATTTTACTATTTACGATTGACAATTTGAATACCAGTCAATCGTAAATAGTAAATCTTTAAATGGTAAATTATTTTTTGAGTGCTAACTTTGAAAAAAAAGTCATAAATGGGTAAATTAATATCATTCTCCGATAAATGGATTAGGGTAACGCTTCACACAATCGTATGGATCGTTATAATACTTTTTGCGCTATACTTACATAATTCATTCGGAGGTGGTAATATAATGCGTTTATATGGGTTTTATCTGCATACCTTTTCTGCCGCAATCATTTTTTATGTAGGTTATCTTTGGTTGGTCCCTCGTTATTTTGTCAATAACAAACAGTTAACCTATTTACTTATTCTTGTTGCTTTTATACTGGTAACCCATTATGTTGCCACTTATATAGAACGGACTTTTTTAACTGACCCCATTGCTGATGCGAAATTCCGCGAAGCCATGAAAATGCTAAATGGTAAAGATGACGGTCCGAAGAATGGGGATTTGTTTGGCATCCTTAGTCATTTTATTACGTCATTGTTGCTGTCTGGATTTGCCATTGGCCTTGGTTTAATGGAAAAGTTGAAACAGAACGAAAAAAAGCAGAAGGAACTGGAAAAGGAAAAGCTGAATTCGGAACTGGCATTCCTGAAAAATCAGGTGAGTCCGCACTTTTTCTTTAATACCCTGAATAACATTTACTCATTGATTGGCATCGACGGGTCTACTGCCCAGGATTCGGTATTGAAACTGTCGAAGTTGATGCGATATCTGCTTTATGAATCGGAACATGGCGAAACTCTGATGAGTCACGAAATTGATTTCATGAACAATTACATCGACCTGATGAAGTTGAGGCTGAGCCCAAAAGTTGAATTAGTGATCGATTTTCCGGATAATTTTTCTGATTTTACTATTCCTCCGTTGCTTTTTGTGCCGTTTGTCGAAAATGCATTTAAACATGGAGTTAGTCATCGTGATCGTTCATTTATTCATCTTCGGATGACCATAGAAAACGATCAGATTAATTTTGTTTCCGAAAATAGCATTGGCAAAAGTAGCCAGACAGGTGATATGCAACACTCCGGAATCGGTCTCGAAAACGTACGAAAACGGCTACATTTGTTGTTTCCCGACAATCACAAACTAACCATTGAAAGCGACGAGACCATTTTTCGCGTTAATCTTTCAATTAAAAAAGCAAAGGTATGAAGCTGAGAACTATTGCCATAGATGATGAACCGCTTGCCCTCCGGTTAGTGAGCGATTACATCAGCAAAACACCTTTTTTGGAATTGGTCGGCGCTTTCGATAATCCGCTGGATGCCATCGATTTTCTTTCAGCGGAATCGGCTGATTTGATTTTTGTTGACATTCAAATGCCCGATTTGACAGGAATTGAATTTGCCAGAAGCCTTGAAAAGGCGCCCAAGATCATATTTACCACAGCTTACGAAAAATATGCACTGGAAGGATTCAAGCTAAATGCGATTGATTATCTGTTAAAGCCATTTAGCTACGAAGAATTCCTGAAAGCGGCACAGAAGGCCCGGAAGCAATCGGAACTGGAGTCAAGTGTACTTCCGTCGATTGAAGCAAACAGTCAGTTTCTGTTCCTGAAGTCGGAATACAAAATACGTCGCATTAACTTTAACGATATTCTTTACATCGAAGGACTGAAAGACTACATCAAAGTTTATACAACAGGCGAAGACAAACCGGTTCTGTCGCTGAATTCCATCAAATCGCTCGAACAAAAATTGCCTGAAGATCAGTTTATGCGGGTTCACCGCTCGTTTATCGTCAACCTCAATAAGATCGACACCATCGAGCGCAGCCGTATCATTTTCGGCAAAACCTACATTCCGGTAAGCGATCAGTACAAAGACAAATTTCAGGAGTACCTGGACAAAAATTTCTTATAGTTATTGAATTACCTGTGTTAAACAAAAAGAGCGACTCATTTGAGCCGCTCTTTTTGAGTTATAATCGGTATGCGATTATTTTACGATTTCTTTGAATTGAGCTTCGTTGAAATATTTAGCAAACTCCATGTCGGTAGCTGCTGTTTTTTTCAATTCAGGTTTCAGTTCGATTGCTTTTTTCAGGCTTTCGTACATCAGGTTTTCTTTAGCTGTGCGTGCGCCAACTACTGCCTTGAAGTATTCTTTCCAGTAGCAACCTTGCCATGTGCAGTTTTCCAGCGATTTTAGAGCGCCGTTGTTGTCGCCAGTAAGGATTTTAGCTAAACCAGTGTTTGGAGAATCTGAATCGCCCAGATATTTAACAGCTTTAGCGTAGTCGCCTTTAATGATGCTTAGAATTCCAAGGTTGTTGTTTACAGCATCGCCAGCGCCTGAAGCAGCTCCGAAATAAGTTTCAGCTTTAGCTAAGTTGCCTTCTTTCAATTCGCAAACCCCTAGGTTATTTTTAATGATTGGCTCATTGTTATTCAACTTTTCAGCTTTTTCGAACAAACTCTTAGCGTCGGCATATTTCTGCTGTTTTACCAAAACCATACCTGCATTGTTGTATCCTCTCCAATCGTTTGGATAAATTTTCATGAACGAATTGTAGATAGCCAGTTGTTTGTTGGCTTCTTTAGTTAAAGTAGCAGCATAAAGCAATTCGGCTGGGTTCAGTTTCGATGGATCTGAATCGGCCAAAGCAGCAATTTCTTCGTCAGTTTTGCCAATCAGGTCGATGCTGGTAGTGAATTTTGAACGACGTAATTGTGGTAAAATTTCGGCAGCAACACTTGTGAAAGCAGCTGAAAGGTTTTTGATTTCGCGTTCACGAACTTCAGGATCGGTGTACATTGAAAGTACACGAAGGATCAATTCTTTATCCTGAATGTTTGATTTGCCCATCATTTCTTTGAATCCGTCCCAGTCTTCAGGAGTGAATTTAGTCTTGAATTCGGCTTCAACTTCGTCTTTTTTCAATTCTTTGGTTAAGAATTTTGAAGAAACGTCCATACGTTTTTCAGCCAGTTTGGTGTTCAAATCCAAAGCTCCGTCAGGTGAAGCGTACGAAGAAACTTCGATGCTTTTAATTTTTTTCCGTGGATCTTTAGCCGCTTCCTTATTGTATTCATTCAAACGGGCAATTTCTTCCTTGGTCAATTCTTCTTTGCGGATATCTGCTTTGTTGATCAGGTATTTGATGTCAGCAGTGTATTCGTCAGGAACAATGCGCTGGAAAGCATCGATGTTTGGATCATATTTCCCGGTGTTGTTTTTTTCGCGGGTTACACCAATAATTGGAGTTGGGTAATTTACAACCAATGTTGGAGTTGCAAGTACACCTTTAGCCAACTGGATCGGGGCAAAGTCAACGCTTTTTACACCTTGCGAAGCTGTAATTCTCAGTTCGAGGTTCGATAAACGCATTGCTTCAGCATAAGGAACTGCATCTTTATAGGCAAAGCTTCCGCCACCATTCAAGGTGATCACTTTGTTATTGGCTTTTACTTTTTCGCCCTGAAGAGTTACAGGTTCAAAAGCTTTTTCGCCACCATCGTATTTCAATACCGGAGTGGCCACCAAGGTAACTTTCTTGGCAAAATACTTAGCAGGGAATTTGCCATCAATGGCAACATCTACTTTCCCGGCGTGAGTTTCAAGGATTTC is a window from the Aquipluma nitroreducens genome containing:
- a CDS encoding putative oxidoreductase C-terminal domain-containing protein, which gives rise to MYKNLIPVLAMATILSACGGGGQKPAQKEQAAAKFTGAKGEVKLMTLDPGHFHAALVQKSMYEQIDPTVYVYAPEGEDVAQHLGRIEAFNKRAENPTAWIEKVYTGTDYLEKMLTEKPGNVMMVAGNNAKKTEYIQKAVEAGINVFADKPMVITPEAFPLLEQAFKTAAEKGVLLYDIMTERHEITNIVQRELANTPDVFGGLVDGTVDEPAVVIESVHNFCKVVSGVALKRPAWFFDITQQGEGNADVATHLVDLIQWSAFPEIILNKTDVQMISAKRWTTDFSPEQFEKVTGMKEFPEFLKKDVADGKLKVYANGEMEYKLKGKVAKVTTLWDFEAPEGAGDSHYCLMRGKLCNVLIKQTKEEKYKPTVYIEATGATDLAAFESGLKKAVEETISAKYAGLKLTKLADKRWVVEIPDSFKVGHEAHFGQVTEQYLQYLKDGKLPEWEVPNMITKYYTTTEALKMAK
- a CDS encoding O-acetyl-ADP-ribose deacetylase, translated to MEAILTRVKLLQGDITKLNVDAIVNAANSSLMGGGGVDGAIHRAGGPVILDECRQIVARQGRCETGCAVITSGGNLPAKFVIHTVGPVWHRGSCNEDQLLANAYLNSLRLALENGIETIAFPNISTGVYGFPKERASHIAIESVTQFLSENDQIKQVYFVCFDEENYGLYNSFLNY
- a CDS encoding TolC family protein produces the protein MKTIKSIRTSVLIAGFLILISGFTGSAQNKIWTLEECINYALSKNIQIQKSGLANDRNQLYSDQAQANRLPSVSASVRENFNWYKGFDSTTGTYGSSSGANSTNYSLNSSVSLFNGQKLTNKIKQADLDLQSGHLYSETVKESVGLNILNAYLQVLYAYESVSNAEKQIVSTTEQLNLSKERMDLGVISMSDYLQIKSELASEKSTLASAQSQLSMSKVTLMQLMELPVDSNFDISSPDLNKLLIESAQPDAQEIYNLALGIKPQIKNAELTKEAAMIDVEIAKADALPSLSMDAGLSAGYSSLTKNSGYTQQLKDKMNPSVGLSLSIPIFQKKQIKTNVAIANISVSDAELDEINTRNELRKNIEQACADMVSAKSQYLASQEQNQSTQESYDVTTEKYNQGLINSVDFLIQKTNLITSESNLLQSKFKMIFSYKIVDFYKGIPLTL
- a CDS encoding efflux RND transporter periplasmic adaptor subunit, with amino-acid sequence MKKSIIYIGSAVIVLAAGFLIYKTVGKTKQSVSIETAKVERGTISNTVTATGTLEAVKTVEVGTQVSGVIEKLFVDYNSQVKKGQLLAQLDETPLIAQLDQSKASVDQAEAQVKYQKANYERYKALLAKKLIAQSDFDLAEYNYNNALGSLNNAKSMYDKNKINLSYARIYSPIDGTVLDRAVEVGQTVAASFNTPTLFTIANDLTQMRVEAKVDEADIGQLVDGQHVEFTVDAFPLRKFNGEVTEIRLQPITTNNVVTYTVVIGAPNPENILKPGMTANANFFVTEKKNILLVPAKATRFTPDPEALAAYMPPMGPEGAKAAEFSAPPMPPVGEGASNDSIHTVWIKGSNGALHPQKVTVGVTDEINYEVVKGLNEGDEVVTSITTTGSETKKGKTSTSFFRPPGSEKRTATTNTQRGGPPQ
- a CDS encoding ABC transporter ATP-binding protein; amino-acid sequence: MKKTIIEVRDLKKDFHVGDITVHALRGINLEIKEGEFVAIMGTSGSGKSTMLNVLGCLDKPTSGSYLLDGVSMAELSRNELAGLRNIKLGFVFQSYNLLPRTTALENVELPLFYNSKVKPKERKERAIAALEAVGLVDRMHHMPNQMSGGQQQRVAIARSLVNDPVVILADEATGNLDTRTSYEIMALLQDLNSKGKTIVFVTHEPDIAKFMTREVVFRDGHIIREGMVTDRHNAAELLKTLPAEEVV
- a CDS encoding ABC transporter permease → MNYTNTIKISMNALKRNKFRAFLTMLGIIIGVASVIVMLAIGEGSKRSIGNQMSSMGTNLIMVMPASQQKGGVALGNSNAQSMTLDDIKAIEKECPALSAVSPEVRASGQAVVGNSNWPTSIYGVNNKYLNIRKYSIKSGRGFTDKEILTYAKVCLVGQTIIEKLFEGKADPVGQSIRFKGIPLLIIGVLTDKGENGMGQDQDDLIIAPYTTVQKRILAITHIQGIYGSAVSEEKNSEAIAQVTNSLRKSHKLKDGEIDDFQVRSQAELVQTFSSVMDVLTLLLGAIAGISLLVGGIGIMNIMFVSVTERTREIGLRLSVGGRAYDIMMQFLIESVLLSVFGGIIGIVFGMLVTYVVTSVLGWGMIIMPEVQALGFLVCSAIGIFFGWYPARKASNLNPIDALRYE
- a CDS encoding sensor histidine kinase, encoding MGKLISFSDKWIRVTLHTIVWIVIILFALYLHNSFGGGNIMRLYGFYLHTFSAAIIFYVGYLWLVPRYFVNNKQLTYLLILVAFILVTHYVATYIERTFLTDPIADAKFREAMKMLNGKDDGPKNGDLFGILSHFITSLLLSGFAIGLGLMEKLKQNEKKQKELEKEKLNSELAFLKNQVSPHFFFNTLNNIYSLIGIDGSTAQDSVLKLSKLMRYLLYESEHGETLMSHEIDFMNNYIDLMKLRLSPKVELVIDFPDNFSDFTIPPLLFVPFVENAFKHGVSHRDRSFIHLRMTIENDQINFVSENSIGKSSQTGDMQHSGIGLENVRKRLHLLFPDNHKLTIESDETIFRVNLSIKKAKV
- a CDS encoding LytR/AlgR family response regulator transcription factor yields the protein MKLRTIAIDDEPLALRLVSDYISKTPFLELVGAFDNPLDAIDFLSAESADLIFVDIQMPDLTGIEFARSLEKAPKIIFTTAYEKYALEGFKLNAIDYLLKPFSYEEFLKAAQKARKQSELESSVLPSIEANSQFLFLKSEYKIRRINFNDILYIEGLKDYIKVYTTGEDKPVLSLNSIKSLEQKLPEDQFMRVHRSFIVNLNKIDTIERSRIIFGKTYIPVSDQYKDKFQEYLDKNFL
- a CDS encoding tetratricopeptide repeat protein, encoding MSRINLKPLALVALAAVLFSSCASLQKMKKNANLINFKTTPEILETHAGKVDVAIDGKFPAKYFAKKVTLVATPVLKYDGGEKAFEPVTLQGEKVKANNKVITLNGGGSFAYKDAVPYAEAMRLSNLELRITASQGVKSVDFAPIQLAKGVLATPTLVVNYPTPIIGVTREKNNTGKYDPNIDAFQRIVPDEYTADIKYLINKADIRKEELTKEEIARLNEYNKEAAKDPRKKIKSIEVSSYASPDGALDLNTKLAEKRMDVSSKFLTKELKKDEVEAEFKTKFTPEDWDGFKEMMGKSNIQDKELILRVLSMYTDPEVREREIKNLSAAFTSVAAEILPQLRRSKFTTSIDLIGKTDEEIAALADSDPSKLNPAELLYAATLTKEANKQLAIYNSFMKIYPNDWRGYNNAGMVLVKQQKYADAKSLFEKAEKLNNNEPIIKNNLGVCELKEGNLAKAETYFGAASGAGDAVNNNLGILSIIKGDYAKAVKYLGDSDSPNTGLAKILTGDNNGALKSLENCTWQGCYWKEYFKAVVGARTAKENLMYESLKKAIELKPELKKTAATDMEFAKYFNEAQFKEIVK